DNA sequence from the bacterium genome:
CAGCTGTTTTTAATCTGACCGGTATAAGCGGCCAGGCCAAGCGATCCACTCGAACGTGGAGAACCGAACGATCGGAGCGAGTCTGCAACACCGCCCCTCCGGTCGTTCGTTTTTTTTTACATCGAACCGGTAGGGCTATTCTAACGATCAAGGAGTTTTCATGAGACGCCATCTTTTTCCATCGATTTTTTGGTTGGTTGTTTTGGCGCCTGTGATTTTGGCGGAAGAACGCCCCTATCGGGTATCCGTGATAGAGTCTTCGGATAAAGAAATCATCTGCGATGTATATTTTGATTCCATCCATGTGTTCCAGCGTCAGATACAAGCGGTCTGGCAAACGAGCGTGGAAATACCGGGCTGTGCCAGCACCGGCAGGCAAGGCTGGCCTAAATTACCGATCACCAGTCTGGTGTTGGGCATTCCGGTGCAGGGTACTCCGTACCTGCAGATTTTGCAGCAGCAGGTAGTCAGCAAATCCGTCACCGCGCTGGAGATTGTGCACCATCCAGAGGCCTGGAAGGAGCATTTGACGGCGGAGGAGACGGAAGAGCCATACCTGCATCTCGCCTCTCTCTGGTATCCGGCGGATGCGGCCTGTATTGGGCTTAACGGTATGTTGCGCGATCAGCGCATTCTGCAGATTGAGCTGCATCCGGTACGCTACGCGGCATCGCAGCATCTGCTGCAATGGACGCAGAGCATGCGTCTGCGCATCACTTTTGAAGGATCGACGGCTGCTGTTGATGCACCGATGGGCTTTACAGGCCCGGATGCTTATGAACCGGCATTGGCTGATTACCTGGCCAACTATGAGGCAAGCAAAAAATGGCGAAGCGCTCCTGTCCGCGCCATGGCCAAGGGTCTGGCGATGACGAATGCGGCTGAGATCGGCTGGCGCCTCACGGTGCTGCATGACGGTGTGTATGCAGTGACCGGCCGGGAGCTCAAAGAGGCGGGAGCGGATCTGTCCGGTGTGGATCCTCGAACCATCTGCCTGACGAATCGGGGACGGGATATCCCCATTCTGCTGGAAGATCATGGTGATGGGGTGTGGGATGATGAGGACCGCCTGGTGTTTATAGGCGAACACAATCCAGGCGAGACCACCTATCGCTCTTGGTATTCGGATGCCAACGTCTATTGGTTAAGCTGGGGCAAACGGACCGGGAGCCGCATGGCGCGTGTGAGCGGTGCTTTGACGAGTGCGGACAAAGACACTGTTCGATTTGCGCCCATGCACCTTCATCTGGAAGAAGATCTGCAATACCACCGCCAGCTCGCCTCCGCGGATGAATCTGCGGATCATTGGTTCTGGATGGAGCTGAAGGACAAGATCCGTTACACCTTTCCCCTTTCTCTTCCGGATGCAGAGCCCCATTCCAACTTTCGCCTGCGTATCGAGATGCAAGGCACGACCTATTTGCCTGCGTCGCCGGATCACAAGGCAGAGATCCAATTAAACCAGCAAAAGCTGGGAGTCGCTCTTTGGGATAATCAGGAGTTCAAGTTGTTCGACAGCGGCTGGCAGGATGCGCATCAACTGCTTCGCGATAACCTTTTGTCCATCTACCTTCCCGCTGATCTGCCGAACGTAGGCTATGACCGCGCGGTGCTGAACTGGATAGATTTCGAATACTCTGGTCGTCTGCAAGCAGTCAACGATTCTTTGCGTTTCAAGCTGCAGTCCTCTGAGCGCCGTCCGGTACTGGTGGACCATTTCAACAACGATAAAGTATATGTACTGACCGAACAGGGTCAGCAGATTATTCCGGACCGGATTGTGAAACAGGGTGGCCGCTACCAGGTTCTTTTCTCTTTTGCCAGCTCGGATGAAAAAAAGCTGTTTCTGGTTTCGGAAACGCGTCTCAGACGTGTTGACGGCATTACGGCGGACGCCGGCTCCGACCTGCTGAATGCGGGCAACGGCGCTGATTATATCATCATCACCCATGAAGCGTTTAAAGAACAAGCCGAGCGCTTGGCCCGCTACCGGGCTGGTCAGGGTCTGCGCACCATGGTGGTGGACGTGCAGGACGTTTACGATCAATTCAACTATGGAATCTATGATCCCAATGCCATTCGGTCTTTTCTGCGGTATGCTTATCATCATTACGTCAAGCCGGCGCCGCTTTATGTATTGTTGCTCGGCGATACCAGCCACTATATGGACAAACGGGTGGCGGTCAGGCTGGGTTTTCGCTCCTACCTGCCCACGCTGATGGCGTACACCAGTTCCTGGGGCATGACCTCTTCGGATAATGCCTTTGTCACGGTCAGCGGCGATGACATTTTGCCTGATATGTATATCGGCCGGTTTCCGGTCAATTCCCCTGAGGAGGCCGCCATCCTGGTCGATAAGACCATCGCCTATGAAACCAGCTATTCTGTGAGCGACTGGCGTCGTCATCTCATTCTGGTGACCGGAAATGCAGATCAGTTTGAAACTGATGCCGATGAATTGGCGGAAGACTACACACCCATCAACGTTGTCGCCAACCGTTTGGCAACGCTGGAGAAATCCCGCTATTACGGCAGCACTCAAGACTTGGCGGAAAAGTGGAACCAGGGACAGGTGTTGATTAATTTCGTCGGACATGGCGGCGGCCAGGTGTTTGAAGACAGTCGTCTGTTTTTACTGGAGGATGTCAGCCGGTTGAGGAATAAAGATAAATATGCGGTGATGTTTTCTCTCACTTGCTTCATCGGCTATTTTGACAACCCGGAAAGCCCTTCATTGAGCGAGGAACTGCTGCGGCAACGGGAGGCCGGCATTGTGGCCCATTTCGGTTCCGCCGGCCGGGCTTCCATGCTCGGAGATCGCTATCTAAATATCGCCCTTTTTGAAACGATTTTTAAACAGGGGCGCCGGCATATCGGCGAGATCACCACTTTGGCGAAATTCGGGTTGATCAAAAAGACCAACGGCTATTGGGATACGATCCGCCATTTCAATCTGTTGGGTGATCCGGCGCTCAGATTGGGTCTGGCCGAAAATCAGGCGGCTGTCCGATTGGAGCGATCCGATTGCCATGATGGCGACACGCTCAGAGTAACCGTGGTTGCCAAAGCAGTGACCAACGGCGAAGCGACGATCACGGTGCACAATGAAAACGATTCCCTCATCAGCACCTTCCACCAGAGTATGACGCAGGGGCGCCTCACCGCTGAACTGATCACGTTCACTCCGGAGATCGTCAAGGCCTGGGATCATCGCTGGGGGCAGGGCTCGGTCAAAGTATATCTTCAGAGCGGCAAAGCCGATGAGAGCGGCGGCTGCTCTTTCACGCTGAACCATCGGGTCGCCGCTGTGGTGCAGACCATGCCCGCCGCGCCTGGCCACAACGAGCCCTTTTATTTCACCGGCCGAGTGGACCCAAGTGCGGTGCAGGAGATCGGCGGTGTGGTGCAAGGGGAATTTCGCTGGTCCCTGAACCAGATCACTTGGAACAGCCTTTCGGCTGTACAAACCGGCGATGGCTTGTGGAAATCAGCGGAGGCGGTGAAAAAGGCAGAGGGCAGCCGGATCTATTATCGTCTGCTGCTGACCGGAGCCGGCGGCAAACAGCTGATGAGTGATTTGATGCAGGTGAACATTCTCTCCCGGCCGGATCTGTATGCCGATGGATCATCGCTGTCGCTTTCGGGCACGGAGCAGATCTTCCTCTCGATCACGCTCAAGAACACCGGCAGCACAGCTGCTGGTCCGTTCTCGGTGGCTCTGTATCACGGCGAGCAGCAGATGAACTGGACGCCGATGGGCGCGCCGGTGACGGTGAAAGGGATTGCCGCCCAATCCGACACTACGATCTCTTTTCCCTGGCCCTCCGGCCGGGCTGGTCTGCAGACGGTATGGATTCAAAGCGACGTTTTGGCGCAGGTGGAAGAGACCAACGAATCCAACAACATTACCAAGGCGGCGCTGCGGATCGCGGTGCCTGGCCGGGGCACGGACGGGATGGTGACATCTGATCAAGCCGAAATGTTTGTCGAGTTGCCCTCTGCGGCGGTTGCTTCAGCCAACCTGGTGACCCTGGGCCGGCGCTGGGACCAGAAGATGCGCCAGAGCGCTGAACGCTCCAGCTTGACGCCGTTGGCCGCTGCCGGCTTGACCGCGCCTACCGCTTTTTTCTTTTCCCTCAGCGATACCACTCTTGCGCTGAAAAAAGAAAGCACAGTCGGTGTATATTACCAACGCCATGATACAACTACACAGCGTTTTCTCAATCTAGACGGCGTTCGTCTCTATGCCTGGAATGAAGAGTCGGCCACCTGGTCCAGTCTGGTCACATCTCTGGATCATGCAAAAGGAGTGGCCAGTGCGAAACTGCCCATTTCGCGGACCTGCTTTGCTTTGATGGGCAGCGCCGATGACGAGGGTCCTTCCATTCAGGTGAATGTGATCGGACAGAACTTTGTCTCCGGCGATGTGGTGGGCAAACAGCCGGTGTTTACCTTTTTTCTGCAAGACTCCAGCGGCTTTGATCTCTCGGCTACGCCGGTGACCCTTTCGTTGGATCAGCAGCCGGTGACAGGCGATCAGTTGGCTGTAACCCAGGATCAGGAGACCCGACGCTCGCTGGTGGTCACCTATGCGCCGGAGTTATCCGCCGGGGATCATTCGCTTCACATCAGCGCCCGCGATGTGAACGGAAATTCATCCACCCTGGAAATAACCTACAGGGTGGCCGGTGTCTTTGAAGTGACCTCGCTGGCCAATCATCCCAATCCCTTTGTGCGGGAAACGACCGTGGCTTTTTTTCTGCAGGATACCGCGGAGGAAGTCGATCTTTCTTTTTACACAGTATCCGGCCGGAGGATCCGCAGTGAGAAATTGCACGGCGTCACCGGCTATGTGGAATGGGATTGGGATGGCAGAGATGAAGACGGCCGTGAGTTGGCAAACGGCGTCTATTACCTGAAATTCGTCGCCCGCTCCGGCGATAAAAAAATAGAACGAATCGAAAAACTGGCCAAACTGGAATAGACGGAACGGAAAGGAATTTCACATGGCGCGAGACGTTCACCATCCCTGCTGCGGCATTGGAAAACACATGTTCCTCCTGCTGCTGGTCTGCGCATCGGTCGGCATCAGCGGTGAATATGCTGCGGATTTTTTGTCCATCGGCGTCGGCAGCCGGCCCATGGCCATGGGAAGCGCTTTTGTGGCCATGGCGGATGATCCCAGCCTGGCCTATTGGAATCCCGCTGGTCTGACTCCGCAACAGCATATCCGTCTGCAGCTGGAGCATGTGCCTATGTTTTCCAATCTGGCGCAATACAACTCAGCCCATGCCGTGCTTGCGCTTTCACAGAACATGGCGTTCGCCATCGGCTGGATACGGCTGGGTGTGGATGAAATACCGCGCTATGGCGCCCTGCAGGGCAGCCGCTATGAGCGATTGACCCAGGGACGCTATCGCTCCACCGGTGAGGCGGAGGGCTATTTCGGCGACCAGGAGAATGCGGTGATGATCTCCTTTTGCCGGGCGGTGATGTTCGATCTGCATATCGGCGATGCGTTCGCCCCCCTCGTTCTGCCGGTGCAGCTCTCCTTCGGTGTGACGGGCAAATACATTCACCACAAGCTTGATGATGCCGCCGGCGCCGGTCAGGGTTTGGATGCAGGGTTTCTGGCCCGGTTTGTTTCCAATCAGATGGTACAGGGTGAACCGGTCCGATGGCTGGGCATCGGACTGTCGGCACGAAATCTCAGCAACACCAACATCGTCTGGGATACACCGTCACAACACAAGGATGTGGCCGACCGCGCTTGGCGCGTGGGAACGGCTGCCTCCTATCATGCCCCTGCGCTGGCCGCTCGGCTGACGCTTACCTTTGATCAGGAACTCGGCGACGGCCACGACGCTTTTGCCGGTGCAGAAGTCCGTTTTTTTGAACGGCTGAGTCTGCGGGGCGGTTATGCGCATGACCATATGACCGCCGGCGCCGGTCTGCGGCTGTTCAGTTTGTCGTTGGACTATGCCTTTGTGGCCGGGGATCTGGCCAACACTCATCGCATCTCCGCTGCTTTCGGATTTTGAGGAGGAAAGGGCATTCCGCCCTTTCTTTCGTGCCGTTAAAACTCCGCTTGCGTATTTTGCCGTTAAACCCTATCTTTATTCAAATCTGCCCTTCTTTTTCATTATAGCCATCGGGACCGATCATGTTGACCCACATTCGAATGCTTTGCTTGGCCGGCGTCGGCCTGTTCATTTTTTCCTGCAGCAGCAAGATCCATCTCCCCGGACCGGTGAAAGGGGGCGTCTTGCTGCCCAACCGCTGGCTGTTGAGCCCGGTTGGAGCTCAGCTGGCCCTGGGAGATCTGCCACTGAACATGGCTCTGTCTCCCAGCGGAGATCTTTTGGCGGTGAACAACAACGGCTTCAGCCGCCACTTTATAACGATCATCGACCCAAAGCAGGATCAGATAATTCAAGAACTGGATTTCAGCAAAGGCTTTTATGGAATGGCGTTCGCTCCCGACGGCCGGGATCTTTATGCCTCCGGCGGTGCGGACGATAAAATTTTGCATTGGCGTTTGGCGGGCGATCGCCTGGAGACCGCTGAACCTATCAGCCTGGAAAAAACGGATGCACGCAAGCTTTTTCCCGCTGGACTGGCGGTGAGCCGTGACGGCCGAACGCTCTATGTTGCAGAAAACAAGAACGACAGCGTGGCGTTGGTGGATCTACAAAAGGCTGATCTTATTGATCGAATAGCGGTGGGATCTTTTCCTTATGATGTTCGTGTCGCTGAAAGGATGGGCAAAGCGTTTGTGAGCCTCTGGGGCGAATCCAGGGTTGCGGTGATCGATCTGGAGAAGCGAACGGTGCTCGGCCGTATCGCTGTCGGGGATCACCCAAACGCCATGCTGTTGACCGCTGATCAGCGCCGTCTCTATGTCGCGTGCGCCAACACCGACCAGGTTTCAGTCATCGATGTGCCAACGGACCGAGTGGTCGAGCAGATCTCGCTGCGCCCCTACGACCTGGCGCCTTTTGGCAGCACGCCCAATGGTCTAGCGTTGTCGGTCGATGAACGCACGCTGTTTGTCGCCAACGCAACCAACAACGATGTGGCGGTTATCGAGCTGGCCGCGACCGGTTCCCGCGTAGCCGGGGTGATTCCAGCGGGATGGTATCCGACTGCGATCTGCGTGCATCATAACAAGCTGTACGTTGCCAACGGCAAGGGCATTACCTCCAAAGCCAATCCCCATGCACCGGGCCCTTATGGCGGCCGCAACGGCAATGAAGGCTATATCGGCGGGCTGTTTAACGGCATGCTGTCGATCATACCCATTCCGGATGCACGGCAGCTGGACGCTTATACGCGCATGGTGTATCGCAACAATGGATTCGTGGAAACGCAGAAGCGGCTGGCGGAAGAGAAAAACGCGGTCGCTGCGCAGCCGGTGCCGCGCCGCCGGGGCGAGCCATCTCTGATCAAACACGTGATCTATATCATCAAAGAAAATCGAACCTATGATCAGGTGTTCGGCGATCTGCCCCAGGGCAACGGCGACCCAGAGCTGTGCATTTTCGGCCGGGCGATCACGCCCAATCACCATGCTTTGGCAGAGACGTTTGTTTTACTGGATAATTTTTTCGTGGACGCAGAGGTGAGTGCCGACGGCCATGAGTGGAGCACCGGCGCCATTGCCACGGATTTTGTCGAAAAAACCTGGCCGACCTCCTACAGCGGTCGCGGTCTGCCGTATCCTGCTGAAGGCAGTTTCTCCATCGCATTTCCCACCAATGGTTATATCTGGGAGGCGGTGGCGGCCGCTGGCCTGACCTATCGCAGCTACGGCGAGTTCGTCGATATAAGCGGAGACTCTTTGACCGCACGCCATCCCGCTCTGGTCGGACACTTTGCTCCCCATTTTCGCAGTTGGGATCTGGATTATCCTGACACGCTGCGGGCTGCTGCGTTCATAGCGGAGTTGAGAGAGTTTGAAGCGCAAGGGGAGATGCCGCAGTTTATCATTCTCCGTTTGCCCAATGATCACACCATCGGCGCCATGCCAGGCAAGTCGTCACCGCGCGCCATGGTGGCGGACAACGACTTGGCGTTGGGCAGAGTGGTGGAGGCGGTCACGCGCAGCCGCTTCTGGCCGACCACCGCGATTTTTGTGCTCGAGGACGATGCTCAGAACGGTCCGGATCACGTGGATGCCCATCGGTCGCCGGCGCTGCTGGTCAGTCCCTATGTGCGCCGCGGAGAGGTGGATCACACGCTCTATGACACGGTGAGCATGTTGGCGACTATGGAGATGATCCTGGGTTTGAAACCCTTGAGTCAGTACGACGCCGCTGCTTTCCCCATGGTAACCTGTTTTACCGATACCCCGGATTTTACCTCTTACACCGCGTTGCGGCCGAAAGTTTCCATGGCGGAACGCAATACTGTGACTTCTTGGGGCAGCCGCGAAAGTCTGCTGATGAATTTTAATCGTGAGGACGCCACTCCCGAACTCGAGCTGAACGAGATCGTCTGGCGATCGATCAAAGGCGAGGATTCGGTCATGCCGCGGCCGATCCATCGCCGGTCCCTGGAAAGCGAACCAGAGAGCGATGAGGAGTGAGCACTCGCCGCGCTCCGGCGGCAACTGCTCACGCGAAAAAATTCACAACGAACATGAAGCAGAATGGACGATCAGGATGAACGAACTAACGCAGGCTGAATGGCTGCGTCTGATTCGGGTGGTGTTCCCTGCATTGGAACAGGACCGGGCGCTTGCTATCATCGTAGATCTGCCGAAGCGGGCTGAGGAGGATCACCCGGCCTGGCGCCGCCGTCGCCGGCTCGCGGCCGGCTGGCACGCCATGCTCGCAGCCCAGGCAGCGCAGCTCGGTCTGCAGGAGGTCGCGTTG
Encoded proteins:
- a CDS encoding beta-propeller fold lactonase family protein produces the protein MLTHIRMLCLAGVGLFIFSCSSKIHLPGPVKGGVLLPNRWLLSPVGAQLALGDLPLNMALSPSGDLLAVNNNGFSRHFITIIDPKQDQIIQELDFSKGFYGMAFAPDGRDLYASGGADDKILHWRLAGDRLETAEPISLEKTDARKLFPAGLAVSRDGRTLYVAENKNDSVALVDLQKADLIDRIAVGSFPYDVRVAERMGKAFVSLWGESRVAVIDLEKRTVLGRIAVGDHPNAMLLTADQRRLYVACANTDQVSVIDVPTDRVVEQISLRPYDLAPFGSTPNGLALSVDERTLFVANATNNDVAVIELAATGSRVAGVIPAGWYPTAICVHHNKLYVANGKGITSKANPHAPGPYGGRNGNEGYIGGLFNGMLSIIPIPDARQLDAYTRMVYRNNGFVETQKRLAEEKNAVAAQPVPRRRGEPSLIKHVIYIIKENRTYDQVFGDLPQGNGDPELCIFGRAITPNHHALAETFVLLDNFFVDAEVSADGHEWSTGAIATDFVEKTWPTSYSGRGLPYPAEGSFSIAFPTNGYIWEAVAAAGLTYRSYGEFVDISGDSLTARHPALVGHFAPHFRSWDLDYPDTLRAAAFIAELREFEAQGEMPQFIILRLPNDHTIGAMPGKSSPRAMVADNDLALGRVVEAVTRSRFWPTTAIFVLEDDAQNGPDHVDAHRSPALLVSPYVRRGEVDHTLYDTVSMLATMEMILGLKPLSQYDAAAFPMVTCFTDTPDFTSYTALRPKVSMAERNTVTSWGSRESLLMNFNREDATPELELNEIVWRSIKGEDSVMPRPIHRRSLESEPESDEE